In Lotus japonicus ecotype B-129 chromosome 5, LjGifu_v1.2, one genomic interval encodes:
- the LOC130719997 gene encoding uncharacterized protein LOC130719997, with product MIHRRSTDDKPNISTQQFVRQVLQEGHDTDPDFQSNAWLSALQLNGSATPLGAITHHHERVDHVIGVIKSCNPNGFGDATVTVKVFPYSSLYFSEMIHVSLMTSEIEIQDPTGTVGASIHHKVFTESVFAKDITVGSVLLLQKVAVFSPRKSNCYLNITLSNVVKVFSKDSAPPPGSFTNITED from the exons ATGATTCACCGCAGATCCACCGACGACAAACCAAACATTTCAACCCAACAATTCGTTAGGCAAGTCCTCCAAGAAGGCCACGACACCGATCCCGATTTCCAATCCAATGCTTGGCTTTCAGCCCTGCAATTAAACGGATCTGCCACTCCTCTGGGCGCAATCACTCACCATCATGAAAGAGTAGATCACGTCATCGGTGTTATCAAATCCTGCAATCCCAATGGGTTTGGAGATGCAACAGTTACAGTCAAGGTATTTCCTTATTCCTCCTTATATTTCagtgaaatgattcatgtttCTCTCATGACATCTGAGATTGAGATTCAGGACCCTACGGGCACTGTTGGCGCTAGTATCCATCACAAGGTCTTCACTGAAAGCGTATTTGCGAAagacataactgttggatctgttctgcTTCTCCAAAAG GTCGCTGTGTTCTCTCCTAGAAAGTCTAATTGTTATCTGAATATAACCTTGTCCAATGTAGTCAAG GTATTTTCAAAGGACAGTGCACCTCCACCTGGAAGCTTCACAAACATAACAGAAGATTAA